The following are encoded together in the Pseudomonas sediminis genome:
- the pstB gene encoding phosphate ABC transporter ATP-binding protein PstB — protein sequence MQHETHTHGIDLAALGRDKQSLSLANETTAIEVPGLNLYYGQKQALFDVKMDIPKQRVTAFIGPSGCGKSTLLRTFNRMNDLVDGCRVEGEINIDGRNIYRKGEDVAELRRRVGMVFQKPNPFPKSIYENVVYGLRIQGINSKRVLDEAVEWALKSAALWDEVKDRLHDSALGLSGGQQQRLVIARTVAVQPEVLLLDEPCSALDPISTLKVEELIYELKSKYTIVIVTHNMQQAARVSDYTAFMYMGKLIEFGDTDTLFTNPAKKQTEDYITGRYG from the coding sequence ATGCAACACGAAACCCATACCCACGGTATCGATCTGGCCGCCCTCGGCCGTGACAAGCAGAGCCTGAGCCTGGCCAACGAGACCACGGCCATCGAAGTGCCGGGGCTGAACCTGTACTACGGCCAGAAGCAGGCGCTGTTCGACGTCAAGATGGATATCCCCAAGCAGCGCGTGACCGCCTTCATCGGCCCGTCCGGCTGCGGCAAGTCGACCCTGCTGCGTACCTTCAACCGCATGAACGACTTGGTCGACGGTTGCCGTGTGGAGGGCGAGATCAACATCGACGGGCGCAACATCTACCGAAAGGGCGAGGACGTGGCCGAGCTGCGCCGCCGTGTCGGCATGGTGTTCCAGAAGCCCAACCCCTTTCCCAAGAGCATCTACGAGAACGTGGTGTATGGCCTGCGTATCCAGGGCATCAACAGCAAGCGTGTGCTCGACGAGGCCGTGGAGTGGGCGTTGAAGAGCGCGGCGTTGTGGGATGAGGTCAAGGATCGTCTGCATGACTCGGCGCTGGGTTTGTCCGGCGGTCAGCAGCAGCGTCTGGTCATTGCCCGTACCGTGGCCGTGCAGCCGGAAGTGCTGCTGCTCGACGAACCCTGCTCGGCCCTCGACCCGATTTCCACACTGAAGGTCGAAGAGCTGATCTACGAGCTCAAGAGCAAGTACACCATCGTCATCGTCACCCACAACATGCAGCAGGCGGCGCGCGTTTCCGACTACACCGCGTTCATGTACATGGGCAAGCTGATCGAGTTCGGTGATACCGACACCCTGTTCACCAACCCGGCCAAGAAGCAGACAGAAGACTACATCACCGGTCGCTATGGCTGA
- the phoU gene encoding phosphate signaling complex protein PhoU yields MINKDNLTQHISQQFNAELEEVRSHLLAMGGLVEKQVNDAVTALIEADSGLAQQVREIDDQINQMERNIDEECVRILARRQPAASDLRLIISISKSVIDLERIGDESTKIAKRAIQLCEEGESPRGYVEVRHIGDQVRKMVQEALDAFARFDADLALSVAQYDKTVDREYKTALRELVTFMMEDPRSISRVLNVIWALRSLERIGDHARNIAELVIYLVRGTDVRHIGLTRMREEVEGKSRD; encoded by the coding sequence ATGATCAACAAAGACAACCTTACCCAGCACATCTCCCAGCAGTTCAACGCCGAACTGGAAGAGGTGCGCAGCCACCTGCTGGCCATGGGCGGCCTGGTGGAAAAGCAGGTCAACGATGCCGTCACCGCGCTGATCGAGGCCGACTCCGGCCTGGCCCAGCAGGTGCGCGAGATCGACGACCAGATCAACCAGATGGAGCGCAACATCGACGAGGAATGCGTACGCATCCTCGCCCGTCGCCAGCCGGCTGCCTCCGACCTGCGTCTGATCATCAGCATCTCCAAATCGGTGATCGACCTCGAGCGCATCGGCGACGAGTCGACCAAGATCGCCAAGCGCGCCATCCAGCTGTGCGAAGAGGGCGAGTCGCCGCGTGGTTACGTCGAGGTTCGTCATATCGGTGATCAGGTGCGCAAGATGGTGCAGGAGGCACTGGACGCCTTCGCTCGCTTCGATGCCGACCTGGCCCTGTCGGTGGCGCAGTACGACAAGACCGTCGACCGCGAGTACAAGACCGCGTTGCGTGAACTGGTGACTTTCATGATGGAAGATCCGCGTTCGATCTCCCGCGTGCTCAACGTGATCTGGGCGCTTCGCTCGCTGGAGCGCATCGGCGATCATGCGCGCAACATCGCCGAACTGGTGATCTACCTGGTGCGTGGCACCGATGTGCGCCACATCGGCCTGACTCGCATGCGTGAAGAGGTCGAGGGCAAGTCCAGGGACTGA